TTCGATTCCGCCGCCTTCGATCGATCGCCTCGCCGAAGACACGATTCAGCTTCCTAGCACGCTCGGCTGTGATATCCCGCCAGTGGCAGAGCAGGCGCTGATGACGGCGCTGTCGGTGCGCGCGGCGCATCGCTATCCGACGATCCAGGATTTCCAGGCCGCGATTGGAATTCCAGTCGCGCCGGGACCAGGCCCGGTACCAGGACCGATTCCGCCGCGGCCAAAGAATTTTCTTGAGCAGTTAAACGCCTGGCTGAAGACGCTGCCGCCGTGGGGTGCGCCGGCTATCGGCCTGGGTCTTATCGCAATTGCGTTTCTGGTCGGCTTCCTCGGGTTCCATCGCAAACCGAAGCGCCAGTACACGGCGTACACCAGCAACCAGCCCTTCGATCAGAGCACGAACGCTGGGGCACAACCCTCGACGCAACCGGGACAACCCTCGACGGCGCCATCCAACCAGGCCGTGAACTCCAACATTTACAATCCTTACGCGACGATCACTGCCGCGCACAGCGGTGAGATCGCGCCGCTCAACGATACCTGGCCACTGCCCGACCTCGACACGATGGCGCAGAAGGCGCTGGTGCGCGCGCAGCAGTGGGCACAAGATGCCGAGTTGGTTGAAATCGATGTGTCGCTTACACAACAACCGGCCAACGTCGCCTACCCGTTTTACATTCACACCAGTGCCGGCATGATCATGGTGCGGCTCAGCTTCTATTCGCCGATCAAGCAGCAGGCGATCATGCTCACCCCCAACGCGCCGGATAATCCCGGGCAGACCGACGGCGACCTTTACAGCATGGGCTACGTCGATTGGGGCAACAAGGTTGCGATCCCGGCGCAATTCCTCAGTCTCGGCGACGCCATCCGGCAGGCGCATCTGATGGGGATGCAGGCGCGCATGATCAGCAGCGCGACGCTCGAATACAACGAGGAAGGCACTTCACAGGGCGGCGTCAATACGTCGGGCCTCAAGTGGGTGCTGATGCCGGCGTTCGGCGACGGCGTGTTCGCGATCAACGCCCAGGTCCCGCAGGGCGGCACCGCGCAGAACCAGTAGCGATAGTCACTTCAAATCGGTGAGCAGCACCGAAACGTCGCGCGTCGGATGCGTGAGAATCTCATTCGGCGGCTCGCCCTTCAGATAAGCGTTCATGAAATCGACGGTATAAGCCATGATCTGCCGGTGAGCGATGTGGCCGACGTTGGTCCAGGCGAAATGCGTGGCGCCCTGGAACACGACGAGCAGTTTAGGCCGTGGTGACTGAGTGTATGCGGCGCTGATCCAGGGCGTGATGAGGAGATCGGCCGTGCCGCCCTGGTACATCACCGGCGATTCGAGTCCGCCGAGCGTCTTCTGGGCAACAAATGGATGGCAGTACGGCGCCAGCGCCAGCACCGCTTTGACACCGTCGAGCTTCCAACTCGGCCACGCCCCGGCGAGACCGAGCACGGTATAGCCGCCGAGCGAGTGACCCATCAGTCCGAGCCGCGACCAATCGATCTGCGAGTTGTAATGCTCATCGGCGCGAAGCGCGGCAATGAGTTTGCGGATGTCGTCCGCGCGATCGCGATAAGTCGTATCGTTCCACTGTTCCGGATGGACAAAGGGAACTTCCGGCGCCAGGCCCTCGTTTCGATTGCCGCCGCAGGACGCGTCGCGATGGTCGGGCGCGAAAACGAGGTAGCCCGCCGATGCGAGCGCTTGCGTCAGGAACTCCGACTGCGCGGCGCATCCATGGAATCCGTGAGAGAAGATGACGATAGGCAACGGGCCGGTCGGAGCGATGTCGGGCGACCATTCGGTGACCTTGAGTCCGGCAAAAGTGAGCGTCTGCTCAGCGGCCCTCGCATCGAGGCTCGTCAAAAACAATGCTGCGACAACGAGTATCCCGATCAAGATGGTCCAGGTGCGCTTCATATTGTGCATGCGGAAATCCATGAGCAGTATTGCATAATCGCTCGGCGATGCAGGGGCGACTCGGTCTCGTTGTTATGAATGTAAAGTTGGCAATTTGGATCGCCGTGACGATCTCGCTGATCGTCGCCGGCAGCGATGCCGATGCTGCGCCAGTGTTCGCGTCACTGCCCAGTGACTTCGTCGATTTGCATTCGGTCGCGCCGCAAATCGTCATCGACATGCGCTATGCGACCGACCACGACTTCGCCGGTCATCCCATGCCGGGTTACGAAGCGGCGAAGTGTCTGCTCACGCGGCCGACAGCGCTGGCGCTTTCGAGCATCGAAAGCGACCTCGCGCCGTTCGGTCTCAGCCTGAAGGTTTACGATTGCTATCGGCCGCAGCGTGCGGTGGATTTTTTTGTCCGCTGGGCCGCGGATGCGCGCGATCAAAAGATGAAAAAGGAGTTCTACCCGCACATCGACAAGGCCGACCTGATTCGCCTCGGCTATATCGCGTCGCCTTCAGCGCACAGCCGCGGCAGCACCGTCGACCTCACGATCGTTCCGCTGCCGTATTGGACTGCGACTTACGATCCGCATCAGCCGCTCGTCGCTTGCGATGCGCCCGCGTCGCTGCGATTCGCCGACGGCTCGCTCGACATGGGGACTGGCTACGATTGCTTCGATCCGAAAGCAAACACGCACGCGGCGGGAATCATCGGGCAGGAGCGCGCGAATCGGATGCTGCTTGCCACGGAAATGATCGCGCATGGCTTCCAGCCGTACAAATACGAATGGTGGCATTTCACGCTGAAGAACGAGCCCTACCCCGATACCTGTTTCGACGCACCAATCCGTTGACCGCCGAATCGATCGCTCGCCGCTTTGGCGCCGTGCGGCATCGCTGCTAGAGTCCAAAAGGGAGACTCCCATGGAATACCGCACGACGCCCGGGCGGCTGCAGATCGGTGATTTCTCGCTCTACTACGAACGCACGGGCAGCGGTCCGCCGCTGCTTTTTCTGCATGGCCTCGGCGGCAACCATCTTTCATGGTGGCAGCAGGTGCCCTACTTCATGCGCTGGTACGAGTGCGTCACGGTCGATCAGCGCAGCTTCGGGCTCTCGCCCGATCCGGACGGCCTGTTCAATCGCGCACATGCCAGCGACCTGTCACGTCTCCTCGACCATCTGAAAATCGAACGCGCGGTCCTGGTCGGGCAATCGATGGGTGGATGGACGATCGTGGGATGCGCGCTGGAGCAGCCCGATCGAATCGCCGCGATGGTGATGGCGGACACGCCTGGCGGAATCTTCACGCAAAACATGAAGTTTGAGCGAACGACGCCGCTGCCGGTCGATGCGACACCGCCAATCGGATCGCTGCCCACCTATGCCGCCGATTACTTCGATCGAATCCCGCAGATGGCGTTTCTATACGACGAGATGCGGATCCTCGGTGCACGGCCCCCGGCGGACGCGGGCGCGCGAATAATCACGCAGCGCTATGATCTCGACGAGATCCGCACGCGGCTTAAGATGCCGGTGCTGTGTATCGTCGGTGAGCTTGACGTTTTGATAACGCCCGCGATGGTGCAGGAGGTCGCAGGCACTCTGCCGGCCGGACGCTATGTCAGCGTTCCGGATTGCGGGCATTCGGTGTATTTCGAGAACGCGCCCGTGTTCAATCAACTCGTGCGCGATTTTCTGAGCGATATCAGGTGATCGAGAAGCGCCCGGACGGCTAACTAGCGAATTGTTCAACGACAGGCGCCGTCTTATAATTGTTGCATGCTGCGAACCGCTAACACCCTGCTCTGTGGCGCCTTGGCCCTTGGCCTGGCTGCGATGGCCGGGTGCGCGCCGCAACAGACCCCGCACGACGCGACTGGCTCGCAGCCGGGTTCGGTGGCGAACAATGGATGGCAGAACAGCGGCGGCGGCTCTGGCACGCTCACTTATGGTCAGCCTTCGCCAGCGGGTACCGTCGCGGGCGGCACCGTCGATCGCCCACGCAGCGAAGCACTTAGCGAATATCTCAAGAGCCATCATCTGCCTCTCGTGAGCGCGCAGGTGGTTTCGAGTTCGAGTGGCACACCGCAAGTCATCCTGTTTGGCTATGTCGCAACCGAGTACGGCAAGAGCGACGCCGAACAGAAAGCGCGAACGTACCTCCAGAACCCGAGTGTGCTGGTCGACAATCGAATCCAAATCTCGCCCGAGCTCGCTGGCGCAAGCTCCAACGGCGGCAATAGCAACGGCTCCGGCAATTCTTCGTATGATCCGTATGCCGCTGGCTCGGTCCAGGATTATCAGAATCAATTCGACCCACAGGCAGCGCAGCAACAGTATCAGTATCAGCAGCAGGGCTCCGGCGTCATGTCGCCCGGGATGTCACTCCTGCTCGGCCTACTTGGCGGCGGAATCGGTGTGGGCGGCGGCAGCGGCGGTTTCGGCGGTGGCTTTGGAGGAGGCGGAGTTGGATTTGGCGGTGGTGGAGGCGGCTTCGGCGTCGGCGGCGGCAGTACCTATGGCGGCTACGGATATCCGACTTATCCGCCGGCCCCGACGGGCGGCGGCTTTCCGTGATTAACGGGCGAGCTTGAAGCGCTCGCCAAGAAAGACCTGTCGCACCTGGTCACTGGCAACGATCTCCCGCGGTGTCCCCTCGAACAGAATCTTGCCCGAGTGAATCACGTAGGCGCGGTCGATGATCGACAACGTCGCCTGCACGTTGTGATCTGACATCAGCACGCCGATACCGCGGTCCTTCAAATATTTAACGACGCGTTGAATCTCGATGACCGTGATCGGATCGATTCCAGCGAACGGCTCGTCCAGGCACAGGAACACCGGATCGAGAACCAGCGCTCGCGTGATCTCAACGCGGCGGCGTTCGCCGCCCGAGAGAACACCCGCCTTCGAATCTCTGAGCCGCGCAATCCCGAGCTCGTCGAGCAGAGATTGCAATCGTGCCTGGCGCTCCTCCTCGTTGAGCGGCAGGGTTTCCAGGACCGCGAGCAGATTCTGCTCGACCGTGAGCTTGCGAAAGACGCTGGGCTCCTGGGGCAGATAGGAAATTCCGCGGCGTGCACGCTGATAGAGCGGCAATCCGGTGATATCTTCGTTGCCGAACAGGATACGTCCCGCATCGGGCCGCAGCAGACCGACGAGCATATAAAAGGTCGTCGTTTTGCCGGCGCCGTTAGGCCCGAGAAATCCCACCACCTCGCCCGGATTGACCGTGACGTCGACATGATCGACGACGGCGCGGCCGCCGTAGGATTTGACCAAGCCTTCGCCACGAAGCGGCCGCTCCGAAGCGAAAAGGTCGGTCTGGGCTGGATTTTTTACGACCCCGATTGTCATGCGCTCCGCGGTAGGCATCACATCACCACCACACCACCGATGCTCACCCGAAACATTAATCGTTTTGGAACGATTATGAAACTTTTCTCATCCAATTAAGCTCCGCCCTGATAGACGTGTTATACCGCGTCCGGTTTCACCCGGCGCCACCTGCGGTCAGGGGAGTTTAGAAAGGATAGTTGACGCCGGCGAATATCGAGCTGCCGTCGCCGGCATAGCCGATATCGACGAATCCCACCACGAATGGCTGCGCCTGCGCCCGAATTCCGAGGCCGCCGGCAGGATGGAACTGGTTTACCGGATTGTCGGTGAAGTAGTGGGTGACCTTGCCCATGTCTACAAACGGCGCCAACTCGAGTGTGCCCTGCGTATCGAAGACCTTTGCGCTGTAGACCTTCGTGCGCATCTCAGCGTTGAAGCCCTCGATATTGTTGTCAGTCCAGCGCCCAACGCCCCATCCACGCTGAGTCGTGCGATCGGTCAGGAAATCTGTCGCCTCGCCGCCCAGACGCGCCATTGACCAGAAAGGCGGCTCGCCACCGGCCGGCATATACGAAACGTATGCGTGCGTTGCAAAGACGATTCGATTGCCCAGTGGGAAGTAATGCCTGATCTCGGTACCGAAACGGTTATAGGACATCGAGCTGCCGAGTCTCCTGTCAGCCAGCCCGTAATTGAGCTGATAATAACCGCCGCGCGTCGGCAGGTCCGTCGAGTCACGCGTGTCGTAACTGAAAACCGCTCCATTGAATATTTCGCTGCCCCCGCCCAAACCTTTGACGGTCGGGAATACCTGTGAGGTCGCCGGGATACTGGTGAACCCGCCCGGGCCGAGGCGCTCGTATCGCGGACGGAATAGCCACGCGAGCTGCAACTGCTCGCTGAAGTTAAGACCAAGCAGCGATTCCGCGTAGATCTGCTTGGTCATGTAATTCGATTCCTGGGAGTTCGGCGTCATGTTGCCAATCCCAAAAAAGCGTTCGGTCGGATCGTGCTCCCAAAACAGCCGGCCCGACCACGACCACCATTGCTGGCGCGTCAGCCCGGTTTGATACGAAACATCGACGTTGCGCGCCTTGGTTTCTTGCGCGCTCGCGGTCGCATACCAATGAGTATCCGCGGAAGGATACGCGAAATATCGGAAGTCGCCGCCCACACCCAGCGTGGTGTTCTTGGTGATGTCGGGCGCGAAAATTTCGCTGATATCGCCGTTAGCATCCTTGAACAGCTTCACTGCCATCAGGCCGTAAGTAGTGCCGCCGTTAGGATCGGTGGTAACGATCGGAATCGGAATTACCGGCCAACTATTGGGGTTGGTCACGGAAAACGGGTCGCTTTGCTGCCATGCGCTGGGATCGAGAAGCGAAAACGCAGATGCCCTCGAGGCCGCGGTGAACATCGCGAGCATAAGGCCGAGGGCCATCACGCAGCGGATTATTCCGTTTGCTTTGCGAATAGTAATCGGTTCCATCCCACGATCACTCCGCCACGTCCACCTCAGCCGCCACCAACCGCGCCGCGCATTGAGACACTTGCGCGGCCAGCAACGGTACGCCCCCGAAATTGCTCATCAAAATACAGATATTCCCGATCGGATGAAACCCGGGCGTTTAATCCGCGTCTTCTCCAGATTGTGCTCCCGCTCGCCAAGTCTGCTCGCCTTTCATTTGCGCGTTTGATTGACCCGAACTTTGTTATTCACGTAGCATCAAGAGCTGACCAGCTCATGCGCAACCGCATCTCCGCCATCGCCATTATTATGATGATTACCCTGGCGGGTGGGGTGCGCGCCGAGCTGCGTTAATCAACTCGGAATTTGCAACAGACCCCTCTCGCCGCGATGGCCCGGAGGGGTTTTGCTTTTCGGCATCTCCGTGGCTGGCGGCAAGGGGCGAGGCCAGGGAGAATTGCGATGGATCATCACGGGATGCTGACCGCGGCGCTCAACGCCCGAGTGGCCGAGGTCTTGCCCGACCCCACCCCAATCACGGAGGCTCCGCTGCTTTCGGCGCGGCTCGGATTTCCCGTGCTGCTCAAGCGCGAGGACATGACGCCGATCTTTTCCTTCAAATTGCGCGGCGCGTACAACCGAATCGCGCATCTTGATCATGCCGCTAAAGCGCGCGGCGTTATCGCCGCGTCGGCCGGGAACCACGCACAGGGCGTTGCCTATTCGGCTGCGAGGCTGGGACTACGCGCGCGGCTGGTGATGCCGACAACGACGCCGCTCATCAAGATCGATGCGGTCCGGCGTCATGGCGCGCAGGTCGATCTGTTCGGTGATAACTATTCCGAAGCTGCCGACCATGAGGCGGAGCTCGCGCGCGCAACGGGCATGGTTACGATTCCGCCCTTTGACGATCACGTCGTGATAGCAGGTCAGGCGACGATTGCGCTCGAGCTGCTGCGGCAAGCCGACTGCGGATCGATTTTCGTCCCCGTCGGCGGCGGCGGACTAGCCGGCGGTATTGCCGCGGTGATCAAGGCTGTGCGACCGCAGGTGCGCGTCATCGGCGTTGAACCCAACGACTCCGATGCGATGACGCAATCAATCCGTGCCGGGCGGCGCGTTGAGCTCGAGCATGTCGGGACCTTCGCTGACGGCGTCGCGGTGCGAATCGTGGGTGAGCATACGTTTGAGCTCTGTCGCCATTATCTCGACGATTGCATTACGGTCGGCGTCGATGAAATCTGCGCGGCGATAAAAGACGTCTTCGAAGACACACGCACCGTGCTCGAACCCGCGGGCGCCCTCGGCGTCGCGGGCCTCAAGCACTATGCGCGTCAAGGCCGAGTGCCGCACGGAGCTGCGCTCGCTATCGCATCGGGCGCCAATGTAAATTTCAGCCGGCTTGCGTTTGTGGCGGAACGCACCGCGCTCGGCGAGCGGCACGAGGCGATGCTCGCCGTGACGATTCCGGAACGCGTTGGTGCATTCCTCGAATTCGCCACACTGATCGGCGATCGCAATATCACCGAGTTCAATTACCGGCTGTCGTCGCGCCAGGAGGCGCATATCTTCGTCGGGATCGAGACGGGCGGCCCGGCTGAAGCGGACGAGATCGCGCGCGTGCTGAACCAGCGCGGCTTTCGATACTGCGATCTCACGGACAACGAGCTTGCGAAATCGCACGTGCGTCATATGGTCGGGGGACGAGCGCGCGAAGTGCGCGACGAAGTGTTGTTCAGCTTCGAATTTCCGGAGCGTCCCGGAGCGCTGCTCA
The genomic region above belongs to Candidatus Binataceae bacterium and contains:
- the ilvA gene encoding threonine ammonia-lyase, biosynthetic; its protein translation is MDHHGMLTAALNARVAEVLPDPTPITEAPLLSARLGFPVLLKREDMTPIFSFKLRGAYNRIAHLDHAAKARGVIAASAGNHAQGVAYSAARLGLRARLVMPTTTPLIKIDAVRRHGAQVDLFGDNYSEAADHEAELARATGMVTIPPFDDHVVIAGQATIALELLRQADCGSIFVPVGGGGLAGGIAAVIKAVRPQVRVIGVEPNDSDAMTQSIRAGRRVELEHVGTFADGVAVRIVGEHTFELCRHYLDDCITVGVDEICAAIKDVFEDTRTVLEPAGALGVAGLKHYARQGRVPHGAALAIASGANVNFSRLAFVAERTALGERHEAMLAVTIPERVGAFLEFATLIGDRNITEFNYRLSSRQEAHIFVGIETGGPAEADEIARVLNQRGFRYCDLTDNELAKSHVRHMVGGRAREVRDEVLFSFEFPERPGALLKFLTALGSRWNISLFHYRNNGGAWGRVLCGFEASADQRTALIERLAALGFAYREETTNPAAEFFLR
- a CDS encoding alpha/beta hydrolase, translating into MEYRTTPGRLQIGDFSLYYERTGSGPPLLFLHGLGGNHLSWWQQVPYFMRWYECVTVDQRSFGLSPDPDGLFNRAHASDLSRLLDHLKIERAVLVGQSMGGWTIVGCALEQPDRIAAMVMADTPGGIFTQNMKFERTTPLPVDATPPIGSLPTYAADYFDRIPQMAFLYDEMRILGARPPADAGARIITQRYDLDEIRTRLKMPVLCIVGELDVLITPAMVQEVAGTLPAGRYVSVPDCGHSVYFENAPVFNQLVRDFLSDIR
- a CDS encoding alpha/beta hydrolase — protein: MDFRMHNMKRTWTILIGILVVAALFLTSLDARAAEQTLTFAGLKVTEWSPDIAPTGPLPIVIFSHGFHGCAAQSEFLTQALASAGYLVFAPDHRDASCGGNRNEGLAPEVPFVHPEQWNDTTYRDRADDIRKLIAALRADEHYNSQIDWSRLGLMGHSLGGYTVLGLAGAWPSWKLDGVKAVLALAPYCHPFVAQKTLGGLESPVMYQGGTADLLITPWISAAYTQSPRPKLLVVFQGATHFAWTNVGHIAHRQIMAYTVDFMNAYLKGEPPNEILTHPTRDVSVLLTDLK
- a CDS encoding serine/threonine-protein kinase, yielding MDDTAQLCMGCMGDRGNAAICPTCGYDENSPPTVAFQLPPRAVLNEQYIVGRALGAGGFAITYLGWDIRLARRVAIKEYMPSGLASRAGDTSQVVPHSGPSKEDFAYGLERFLDEARMVAQFEGHPGIIAVTNFFPAHGTAYLVMEYLEGTTLKDYLKDRGGRLAFDEALDIMTPVMDALREVHRVNVLHRDISPDNIYVTSGGLIKLLDFGAARQALRDRSQRMSVILKVGYAPEEQYRSTGNQGPWTDVYAVGATFYHLITGSIPPPSIDRLAEDTIQLPSTLGCDIPPVAEQALMTALSVRAAHRYPTIQDFQAAIGIPVAPGPGPVPGPIPPRPKNFLEQLNAWLKTLPPWGAPAIGLGLIAIAFLVGFLGFHRKPKRQYTAYTSNQPFDQSTNAGAQPSTQPGQPSTAPSNQAVNSNIYNPYATITAAHSGEIAPLNDTWPLPDLDTMAQKALVRAQQWAQDAELVEIDVSLTQQPANVAYPFYIHTSAGMIMVRLSFYSPIKQQAIMLTPNAPDNPGQTDGDLYSMGYVDWGNKVAIPAQFLSLGDAIRQAHLMGMQARMISSATLEYNEEGTSQGGVNTSGLKWVLMPAFGDGVFAINAQVPQGGTAQNQ
- a CDS encoding BamA/TamA family outer membrane protein, whose protein sequence is MEPITIRKANGIIRCVMALGLMLAMFTAASRASAFSLLDPSAWQQSDPFSVTNPNSWPVIPIPIVTTDPNGGTTYGLMAVKLFKDANGDISEIFAPDITKNTTLGVGGDFRYFAYPSADTHWYATASAQETKARNVDVSYQTGLTRQQWWSWSGRLFWEHDPTERFFGIGNMTPNSQESNYMTKQIYAESLLGLNFSEQLQLAWLFRPRYERLGPGGFTSIPATSQVFPTVKGLGGGSEIFNGAVFSYDTRDSTDLPTRGGYYQLNYGLADRRLGSSMSYNRFGTEIRHYFPLGNRIVFATHAYVSYMPAGGEPPFWSMARLGGEATDFLTDRTTQRGWGVGRWTDNNIEGFNAEMRTKVYSAKVFDTQGTLELAPFVDMGKVTHYFTDNPVNQFHPAGGLGIRAQAQPFVVGFVDIGYAGDGSSIFAGVNYPF
- the lptB gene encoding LPS export ABC transporter ATP-binding protein, which produces MPTAERMTIGVVKNPAQTDLFASERPLRGEGLVKSYGGRAVVDHVDVTVNPGEVVGFLGPNGAGKTTTFYMLVGLLRPDAGRILFGNEDITGLPLYQRARRGISYLPQEPSVFRKLTVEQNLLAVLETLPLNEEERQARLQSLLDELGIARLRDSKAGVLSGGERRRVEITRALVLDPVFLCLDEPFAGIDPITVIEIQRVVKYLKDRGIGVLMSDHNVQATLSIIDRAYVIHSGKILFEGTPREIVASDQVRQVFLGERFKLAR
- a CDS encoding M15 family metallopeptidase, encoding MNVKLAIWIAVTISLIVAGSDADAAPVFASLPSDFVDLHSVAPQIVIDMRYATDHDFAGHPMPGYEAAKCLLTRPTALALSSIESDLAPFGLSLKVYDCYRPQRAVDFFVRWAADARDQKMKKEFYPHIDKADLIRLGYIASPSAHSRGSTVDLTIVPLPYWTATYDPHQPLVACDAPASLRFADGSLDMGTGYDCFDPKANTHAAGIIGQERANRMLLATEMIAHGFQPYKYEWWHFTLKNEPYPDTCFDAPIR